In the Psychromicrobium lacuslunae genome, GCGAGGTGTATCCCTGTCCCGACGGCAGGGTGGTTTGAACTGCACAGCCGCATACTGAATCCAAGAGAGTGCAGACTAGGCCACCGTGCACCGTGCCGATCGGATTATACATCGATTCATCGGGCCAGCAACTAAAGGTGACTTCGCCGACGGTCGCGGAGACCGCCGTCATCCGCATCAAACCGCTGATTGGTGGTGCCGGGATCTTCCCGTCAATCATTGATTGCATGTATTCCAAACCACTCATTGTCTTGGCTAGGTTCGCGCCAATGAGTGGATCCTGCCACTCGATGGTCCGAACGCGGTCGATCTCTAACTCATCCATGCCTTCACCTTAGCGAGATAAGTTACTCATGGGTAGCTAATCGGCTCCATCCTCGCAGTAGGCAGCCAGGAAGATGGCACGTTCTTTCGGGCTCAAATTGTCGATTCGGTCGCAGAGCACCCGTGGCGTTACCCATAGACAATCGGCTAGCTCGTCAATCGAAAGGGCCCAGCGTTTATGTCGCAGGAGCTCTTCGAAGGGGATCAATCGCCGAGCTGTTTCGGCGCGTACCTGATGCTCGACGGCCGGTGTCTGGCGATGGGTGTGAGAACGCTCAATATGTATCAGTTCGTGAGTCAAAGAACATCTTTTTTCCACCTGTAGAAGTCGGCTGTCGAGCCAGATAATGGAAATTCCATCAGTTAGTGCGCTGACGTGTTCCAATCTGGCCCAAACCACGGTGATATGCGGAAGATCCCTTAAAGCGCGCCAAGGATGAAACATGAAAAAAGCCTAGAGGGCTGCTGAGACACCGTTGAGCCGGAAGGAGTGAAGTTACTTCCGGCGCCAGCGCTGTCGCGCGAGCTGCGGTTCCTCGCCGAGCGCCTCAAGATCGTCGACGTTCTCCTTGCCTGTGCTACTGCTGGAGTCGGCAGCCAACACGAGCTGCTCCTTATTTTCTTTAAGCGCTCCCTCAGGCTTGTGGAACGACTTTTCCTCCACAGCGGTGCGAATCAACGTGAGAATTGCCTCGACCATCTCCTTGGAGAGTTTGTCGGTGCTGTCTGGCATCCTAGTAACTAGTTCTGAGTTGGTCTTTTCGACATCAAGCCCAAGGTCGACAGCATAAGCGAGGATGATTTCTCGAACTGGCATTTTCAATATTTCGGCAAGGGCTCGGAAGGTATCTGGATTCTTGGGCCAGCTCTTAGGTCCGGTGTTTGCTAATTCGTGAAGATATTGGAATTTGAGACTGAAACCGACACTTTCTGCGCGGCTAGCCAAATCGCGATAGGACAGGCCGGAGCTCTCACGTTCAGCTCTTATCAACTCACTGATCGATTGCATCCGGCGCGGTCTCTCTTGTCTTTGGGGGGAGCACAGCCGCTCACTAGTTGTGCTGACTCAGTAAAGCTTATCTAACCGTCTACTTGTCCCGTCTACTAAATTTTGTTCTTGGCTGACCGGTCCTCCGAGATCTTTAAAGGGATTCAGGGATCTCAACGGGGAGTGTGTCTACCATTTTTGATCGCAGATGTAAACCATTAATTGACACTTAATAAATTACCAAGGGACACTTAGTGCGTATTTTGACCATTCAATAGGGGGAATCATGCGGCTAAAGAGCGCTGACACCTTGCGTGCGCTCATGCAACAGGAGTCAGTTTCCATTGGCAATCTAGCCGCGAGTGCTGGCTGCTCAAAGGGCTTTATCTCGCATCTATTGGCTGGCCGGCGTCGTTCTTGCACTGCTGCCCTAGCGGCAAAAATTGCGACTTCGTTAGGCGCTCCGGTCACCGTTCTATTTGAGATTTCAAAGCCAATTCCCGCCGATGCAATCAGGATTCTTGGGCCTTATCACCGTTCTCAACGGCGACATTGAATTCGGTCCGGAGCGGTTCCGACGAAAAATCGATGACTGTAGCGAGTGATAGCTGGTGAACGCTCGCTCTGAGAATCGCATGAGAAGATAAAGCCATGAGCGATGTTCACGATGAGAACGTAGAAGCCATCACCGAGGGCCTGCTTGCTGAATCGGTTGAAGAAGCCAAGCCCAGCTCTTCAAAGGGGGCGCTTAAGGATCTGGTCGATGAACCAGCGAAGGTGATGCGGATTGGCACCATGGTTCGGCAGCTGCTCGAAGAGGTAAAAAGTGCTCCGCTGGATGAAGCGGCCAGGACCCGACTTGCCGAGATTCATGAACGTTCAATCAAAGAACTCGAGGATGGCTTATCGCCTGACTTAATGGAAGAGCTGCATCGCATCAGCCTGCCATTTAGCAATGAAGCAGTTCCCTCTGAGGCCGAGCTGCGAATTGCTCAGGCACAATTAGTGGGTTGGCTTGAAGGCTTGTTCCACGGCATCCAGACCGCCTTGGCGGCTCAGCAAATCGCTAATCAGCAGACTGCGGCCCAGTTGCAACTCCGCCAGTTGCCGCCGGGCACCATGATCGCGCCAGGAGTGGTGATCGGCGAAAACGGCGAACCGCAGCGGGCGCCGGTCAACACTGCTCAGCAGGTTAAGCGGGCCACTGATGACGCTGGGGCATCGCCAGGTCAATATCTTTAGGCGCTGATGACGCTTTTTAGCAAGCTGTTTTCCGCTCGGCGAGACGAAGTCGAGCTAGGGCAGGGGTTGTGGCGCCGGGCCCATGATCGTTTTCGGCGTGGCTTGGATCGTTTTCACCAGATGCTGGAAAGAATCGATGACGAATCGCTACAGCAGGACTTGATACCGATTGCGAACAATCTCGCTGAACTCTTGCCAGTAGTGCGTGCAGTCTGCGTTTCCGCACAGCGTTTATCGCCGAGCGCCGGACTGGATGTGCCGGCCGGAGCGTTCAATGAGATACATCGTGAACTGACTAGGGCTGGCACCGCACTCGCGACCGCGGCCGAGGCGGTCGCCATGGCGAGGTTAGACGCCTCTTCGGCTTCGGTAGAGGCAACCTGGCGACGCGCCGTGCAAGTTGAGGCTCACATTGAGCTGGCAAAAAAACTGAGCCTCCTAACAGAATCGAACTGTTGACCTTTTCATTACGAGTGAAACGCTCTACCGACTGAGCTAAGGAGGCCGGTCACCCGAAGAGCGGATGACGCAAGAATCAACTCTAGGTGACAGCCCGGCCTGGGTCAAAACGTTCGACCTCTGTTCACCCGACTTTCGCTCGGCATTCAGCCGACAGTTCGGCGGACGAGCCAAGCTATTACTTAAGAACTTGGTGTTTGGCTTAATGAGGAGCCGCGCCACCTACGATCGGAGCGGCGTGAGTCTTGACAGCATAACGGAAGTAGTGCGCTCCTCGAGGCAGCAACTTAAACTCGCGGTGCTGGATATGACCGGCACCACCGTCGCGGATGACGGTTTGATTGAGCGCGCCTTTAGCTCGGCCGTCGCTCCGGAGGGAGTGGAGCCAGGTAGCGAGCGCTATCGAAGCATGCTGGGATATCTCCGTGAGACGATGGGGATCTCAAAGATCGATGTGTTTCGGCAACTCTTTGGCGCTAATCACGAACAAGCAGCCAGGGTGCATCGTGCCTTTGAGGTCGGCTACGATGAGGCACTTTCCGAAGGCACGCTGCGGCCCGTCCCAGGGGCGGAGAGCGCTATTAACTTTTTGCGAGAGACCGGTATTAAGGTCTGTCTCACTACTGGATTCGCCCGGCACACTCAGAACAGCATGCTGGAGTCGCTGGGTTGGATGGGGCTTGCTGATCTGAGTCTCTGTCCGGCGGACGCGGGTCGTGGCGGGCCCTTTCCGGACATGATCCTGACCGCGATTCTCGCCCTTGATCTGGACGATGTGCGGCAGACATTGGTGGTGGGGGACACCACTTCCGATATTCAATCGGGCTGTCGAGCTGGTGCTTCACTGGTGCTCGGCGTACTCACCGGGACGCATCAAGAAGCGGCTCTGCGTGCTGCTGGAGCACATGATGTGATCCCCTCGGTGGCCGAGCTGCCAACTTTGCTCAGCGGTGCCGGGAATACTTTGCACTCGCTTTGGCGCTAAGCCTGGCCGGAACACTCTTGGGCTAGGCTAGGACGCAGCTATCAGCACTTTAAGCCGTCTTGCGGGGTTTTATCGTCGACGAAATAGGAGTCAACCGCGTTGCCTACGCAGGCGTTAGAACGACCGTAGGCGGTGTGGCCGTCGCCATCCCAGCTCACCAGCACGCCAGCGCTCAATTGCTTGCTGAGCGCCTCCGCCCACTCATAGGGGGTCGCAGGATCTCGAGTAGTGCCAATCACCACAATCGGCCCGGTGCCCTTCGCCGTGATGGGGTGCGGGGTGACCTTCGACTGATAAGGCCAGTCCTTGCAGCCCAGGCCTGAATAACCGAGGTATTTTCCGAAGGTGGGGGAGGCGGCCTGCAGAGCTTTGGATTCAGTGCGCAGCGCCGTGATATCGGTGCTCATCTGGTAGTCCAAGCAGTTAATAGCGGTAAAAGCGAAGGCGGAATTGGAATTGTATTTTCCGGAATTCGGATCACGATCGGCCGCGTAGTCGGCAAGGGACATCATGCCATTCGGATCCCCGTTCATGGCGTCAGTCAACGCTTTCTGGAGCACATCCCATAAATCAGTGGAATACATTGCCAGCGAAAGCCCCGAACTGAAACCGGCACCGGTCAGCAGTCTGCCGTCGCGGGTCTTTTGTGGGGTTTTTTCGTAGCTCTCATTGAGAGTCCGGATCTGCTGAACCGCCTCATCAGCGCTGCCGCGGAAAGGACAATCAGCGGACTGGACGCAATTTTCTGCCCATGACTTTAGCGCGGCCTCGAAAGCCTTAGCCTGCCCCATGCCCAGCGTTTCCACCGTTAGTGTCGGATCCATTGCACCGTCGAGAACGAATTTGCCGACCTTGTCCGGGAACTGATCGGCGTAGCTTGCGCCCAGTTTGGTGCCATAGGAAAAACCGAGGTAATCGAGCTTCCGCTGGTTGAGGATGGCTCGCAAAATATCCATGTCTTTGACCGAGGAGACGGTGTCGACAAAGCCGAGTACCGGGCCGGTGTTCTTAACGCATTCGGCGATGTCTGCTTTGTTCTGTGCTTCGTAGTCGGTGACACCGCTATCAGTGTCCAAGTCATAACTCTTCTGGCGCTCCGCATCCATGGCCGAGTCGCTGAGGCACTTCACCGGCGCGGACCTCTTCACACCACGTGGGTCGAAACCGACCAAGTCGAAGGCGCCTCGAAGCTTGCTGGAGAAAAGGCTGGAACTATCGGCGACCATATCGTAGCCGGAGCTTCCGGGGCCGCCGGGGTTCAGCAACAGTGAGCCTTTCCGGGTGGAACTGGCCGGCAACTTCACCACTGCCAACTCGATGCTTTGCCCTTGTGGCTTGGCATAATCCATCGGTACTTTCACCTTGGCGCAGCGCATATTTCGCTCACAACTCGTCCAGCTCACCTTTTGGGTGTAGAACTCTTTGAGCTCGGCGGGCGTACCTTCCACTACGGCAGGATCCTGACTGACCTGCTCCGCGTTAGGAGCGGAGTCGGGGAACAGCGGGACACAAGCGGTCAGCGCGACCAAGCTCATGACTAGCAGTGCGGCCGGTGCCACAGCGCGGCGCACTAGCCTTGGCTGGCGTTTCGTCTTCATTTTGGCTCCTGCTCCGGCGTGCTTTCCTTGCCGACAAATCTATCGTGTTCCTGCTGTGTACCTTTCACAGCAGGCTGACAGTCATCGCCTCCAAGGCCAGCAACGGCGCCACATTACTGCTCAGCAGCCGGCGTCTGACGTCGTTAATGGCTTCGATCTTTTGCAAGCTCACTTCTGAACTGCTCTGCTCCGCATAGTCAGCTAACTCAGTACGCAGCGCGGAATTGACCAGTTCATCGTCGCTGGCTTGGGAGTTCGACAGTTGCAGCAGCAGCACATCGCGGTAAAACGAGATCAAATCTGTGAGCGCCCGGTCGAGAGTATCGGTGATGGAGCGCTTAGAACGTCGCTTCTGATCTTCTTCCAGCTGTCTGATCTGGGCGCGCATGGAGGGAGGCAGGGTGCCGCTCTCGGGCGCCCCAAGAGAACGCAATAGCTGTTCTTTTTCCGCTAGATCGCGCTGTTCGTTCGAGGAGGCAGCTTCTGCGGTAGCCAGCTCCATCAGTGACGAAGCGGCTCGGGCAGCCGCAGAGACGCCGCGCATTCGTAACGGTAATCGAACGATTTCATCGCGACGCTGCCGCGCGCCCTCGTCTCGTGCCAGTCGGCGCGCAATGCCGACGTGACTCTGCGCAGCTCGGGCGGAGGCAAGCGCCAGCGCAGGTTCAATACCGTCCCGACGAATCAGCAGTTCGGCGACATCCTTAACTGGCGGCACGCGCAAGTTAACCATTCGGCAACGTGAGCGAATCGTGACCAGCACATCGGCTGGGCTGGGTGCGCAGAGCACCCAGATGGTGCGCGGAGGAGGTTCCTCTATCGCTTTCAGAAGCACATTGGTGGTCCGCTCCACCATCCGATCGGCATCGCCAATGATGATGATGCGCCAGCGCGCCGAGGCTGGCCGATCCTGCGCTTTGGTGACCAGCTCTCGAGCTTCTTCAATGCTGATGGTGGTCTTTTCGGTTTCCAGCACTGTCACGTCGGAATGGGTGCCAGCCAGTACTGTGTGGCAGGCATGACACTGACCACAGCCCCGCTGGGCGGGGTCGCTTTGCTCGCAGACTAAAGCGGCAGCGAAGGCTCGGGCAGCATTCGACCGCCCGGAACCGGGCGGCCCGGTGACCAGCCAGGCGTGATTCGGTGTCGTTTGCAGGGCGGCCTGCCGCAGTTGTGTAACTACGGGTTCTTGGCCCTGCACATCGTCCCAAACGCTCACAATAACTCCAGCACCCGTGAGTAGATCCTCCGGTGCAAATCCTGCACCGGGAGTCGAGCATTCAAAACTAAATAGTGCTCGGGCCGGGCCTCAGCCAAACTCAAAAAAGCTTGCCGAATCTGCTGATGGAAATCATCCGGTTCCGACTCCAGCCGATCAGCTTCCCCGACCGGCCGCCGCTCCCGGCCTTCATCGGGAGTGACGTCGAGCAACACAGTGATCTCGGGCAACAGCGCCGAGGTTGCCCACTCGTTCAGTTCACGGATTTTCGTTTCACCAAGTTTGCGACCAGCGCCCTGGTAAGCCACCGAGGAATCAATATAGCGGTCGGTGATCACGATTTTTCCCGCTGCTAGCGCGGGGCGAATCAGTTGCTCGGCGTGAGCGGCGCGCGCTGCGGCGAAAATCAAAGCCTCGGTGCGTGCATCAATTTCGCCCTGTCCATGGTCGAGCACGATGCTTCGCAACTTCTCACCAACCTCGGTCCCTCCGGGCTCGCGAGTTCTCAGTACCTGATGACCAGCAGCCACCAAGGCATCGGCAAGCAGGCCAGCTTGGGTCGATTTGCCGGCGCCGTCGCCGCCTTCAAAAGCGATGAACAGGCCCGGTTGAGCTGCCTCGGGGCTTGGCAGAACATGTGTACTCACCAGCCAAGCCTACCGAGTATCTCTGACACTCCGCGCGCCCTGGGCACGTCATCTTGACGCCGAGGTGCGGTTATCCAATGTGTCGTCAGTAAACTGGCGAGATGGACGCTGCCGAGTTCCCGATTGCCCCGGATACCTTAGTTGTCAGTGCGGGGCGCCCCGCTCGTGAGCATGATGCCGCGGTGAATCCGCCGATCGTGCTGTCTTCTACTTTTCATGGCACTGGGCAAGTAGTAGATGGCGATCGCGCCTATGGCCGGTACTCGAACCCCAGTTGGGAGCCGTTTGAGGAAGCGCTCTCCGCGCTCGAGGGTACTGAGCTGCCGGGGCTACTCTTTGCCTCTGGCCTGGCCGCAGTCTCAGCGGCCCTGGATCTGGTTCCGCCTGGCGGGGTTCTGGTGATGCCGAAGCATGCTTATCAGGGTGCCTTAGTGATGGCGGAGGAGCTCGCGGCCAAGGGGCTGTTCGAGCTACGGAAGGTAGACATCGCCGACACCGCTCAGGTGCTGGCGGCATTGCCCGGGGTCAGCGTGCTGTGGCTGGAGAGCCCGACCAATCCAATGCTCGAAATCGCCGATGTTCCGCAACTCAGTGAGGCAGCGAAGCAAGCCAACCCCCAGGCTGTGGTGGTGATGGACAATACCTTTGCCACCCCGCTGGTGCAGCGCCCACTTGAGTTTGGTGTTGACCTGGTGCTGCATTCGGTGACCAAGTATTTAGCCGGGCACTCCGACGTCGTGCTGGGGGCTTTAGTTACCTCAAAGCCGCAGTTGCGTTCGCAGTTGCTGCACTATCGATCCATCCACGGCGCCATCGCCGGGCCTTTTGAGGCCTGGCTAGCGTTACGCGGCCTGCGTACCCTCGCGCTGCGGGTGGAGCGCTCGCAGGCGACAGCGCTACTCCTCGCTGAGCGTCTTGCCGCGCACCCCGCCGTTGAAGCGGTGCGCTTCCCCGGCCTACCCGAAGACCCGGGGCATCAGCGAGCAAAGCAGCAGATGACCGGCTTCGGCTCAATCATCTGCCTACAGATTGCTGGCGGCCAGTCCGCCGCCGATGCCGTTGTCACGGCTTTGCAGCTCTGGACTCCAGCCACCTCTCTGGGCGGCGTGGAGTCGTTAATCGAGCGACGTCGGAGGCATGTCAATGAGCCAACCACGGTTCCAGAGAACCTGCTTCGACTGAGCGTGGGAATTGAAAACCCTGAGGATCTTTGGTCAGATCTGCAGCGAGCCCTGAATTCGCTGCCGAGCAGTTAGGCTAGATGGGTGATAGCCGGACTGCTTAATTACTGGATCATGCTGTTAGCCGGGTTGGTAGCCCTGGGAATACAGCTGTGGGCAATGGTGGATTGTCTGATTGCCAAGCCCAGCGAGTTCGAGCGCGCGGATAAGCGGAACAAAGGCTTCTGGACTGCCATCACCGTCGTTGCTGCTTTCGTCGGCGCGATTAACTTGCTCAGTCGCGGCCTCGGCTTCTTCTTCATCTTGGCCGTGGTGGCTTGTGTGGCCGCTGGCGTGTACCTGGCGGATGTGCGACCCGCGCTGCGGTTAGTACGTCGCGGCGGTGGCCGCCCGATGGGCCCCTACGGTCCCTGGTGACCTTAGGGGCTGTTCTGTGCCGAGGCGGAGCCAACGGCGTTTTCGCCTACTTCCGCTGAGCGAGCTGCGGTTATTCTCTGGGCGCCACCGCGTGCCAAGCAACAGTGAGCTCACCGAGTCGCCAGCGACTCGGCCCATCGAGAACTGGCCAGCCATCGTTTTTGAGGGCCTGGCAGCAGGCTTGCCAACGTTGCCGATCGCCGAAACTCGCCAGTGCTGAAGCCTCCAACCAGTGTTGATCGAGAGTCTGCAGGAACTCGTGGATACGTTCACCGGCCAGATTGCGGTGAATGAGCGCTTTGGGCAGCCGTTCGGCAACCTCTGAGGGCAGTTGGTAGCTGCCAAAGCGTTGCGAAATGGTGAGCGAGATCGGGCCGTCAGCCTGCACCGAAACCCAGCTAGCCCGTCTGCCAATTTCATCGCAAGTGCCATCGACGAGGAGCCCCTGTGGCGCAAGCCTGTTAGAAACTGAATGCCAAATGGCGGTGACATCGCGCTCTTCGTATTGTCGGAGCACATTGAAGGCGCGGATAAGGACGGGTTTCTCGGGGGTGGGAATCTCGAAGCCGCCGAGCATAAAGTTGAGCTGCTCGGTACTGAACTCCTGGGCCTGGCGGACTCGCTCTGGTTCGATCTCGATGCCGGTCAGGCGCAGCGCCGGTTGCACAGTGACTAGGCGCTGGAAAAGTTCGACTGCGGTAGCCGGGCTAGCTCCGTAGCCTAAGTCGACCACGAGTGGCCGAGGGCTGGTCTTGAGCCGCCAGGCTTGCGGGCCGGCCAACCAACGATCCACCCGACGTAGTCGATTGGGGTTAGTGGTACCGCGGGTAACGTTCCCGACCGGCTTGGCCGAGGTCATCGCGCGTATTCTTTGAGCTCTTTGCACCACTCAATAAATTTACCGTCTTCGGGATTGGTCGGCCTAGCGTCCTCCCACGTCTCGCAGGCTCGACGCAGGGCCCTCGGACGATAGCGCCTATCGCGCTCCCTGACCTCGCTAGCTCGGTCTGGGGCCCTCGCGCGATAGGCTTGGACCCATGACTTATTCGTTGATCTTGCTGCGTCATGGACACAGTGAATGGAATGCTAAGAACCTCTTTACTGGCTGGGTTGATGTTGATCTCAATGATCAGGGCCGGGCGGAGGCAGTGCGGGGCGGACAACTTTTGGTGGAGAACGATCTGCTGCCCGACATTCTCTACACTTCCCGGCAGAAGCGCGCGATCAATACTGCCAATATCGCCCTTGCTGAGGCGGATCGTGGCTGGATTGACGTGAAGCGTTCCTGGCGACTCAATGAACGTCACTACGGGGCCTTGCAGGGCAAAGATAAGGCGCAGACACTGGCTGAGTTCGGGGAAGCGCAGTTCATGGAGTGGCGGCGTTCCTATGATGTATCGCCGCCGCCTTTGGCCGATGATTCCGAGTACTCCCAGGTTGGCGACCCGCGCTACGCGGATCTCGGCGATAGCATCCCGCGGACCGAATGTCTCAAGGATGTGCTGGAAAGATTGTTGCCGTACTGGGAGTCCGATATCTCGGTTGATTTGCGAGCAGGCAAACGGGTTCTGATTGCCGCGCACGGGAATTCTTTACGCTCTTTGGTTAAGCATCTGGACGGGATCTCCGATGCCGATATTGCCGGCCTGAACATCCCGACCGGGATCCCACTGGCTTATGAATTGGATGACAATCTCAAGCCCATCACCCCGGGTGGCCGCTACCTCGACCCAGAGGCCGCTGCGGCCTCCATCCAAGCGGTCGCCAATCAGGGTAAAAAGTAACCCCTTAAAGCCGTCGAGTGTCGAGATATGG is a window encoding:
- a CDS encoding PaaI family thioesterase, which produces MDELEIDRVRTIEWQDPLIGANLAKTMSGLEYMQSMIDGKIPAPPISGLMRMTAVSATVGEVTFSCWPDESMYNPIGTVHGGLVCTLLDSVCGCAVQTTLPSGQGYTSLEIKINYLRPVLSGTGELTAIGRVSKPGSRAAFAEGSVLDSNGKLLATASSTLLVFPY
- a CDS encoding helix-turn-helix domain-containing protein, which encodes MRLKSADTLRALMQQESVSIGNLAASAGCSKGFISHLLAGRRRSCTAALAAKIATSLGAPVTVLFEISKPIPADAIRILGPYHRSQRRH
- a CDS encoding bacterial proteasome activator family protein, which encodes MSDVHDENVEAITEGLLAESVEEAKPSSSKGALKDLVDEPAKVMRIGTMVRQLLEEVKSAPLDEAARTRLAEIHERSIKELEDGLSPDLMEELHRISLPFSNEAVPSEAELRIAQAQLVGWLEGLFHGIQTALAAQQIANQQTAAQLQLRQLPPGTMIAPGVVIGENGEPQRAPVNTAQQVKRATDDAGASPGQYL
- a CDS encoding phosphonatase-like hydrolase, producing the protein MSLDSITEVVRSSRQQLKLAVLDMTGTTVADDGLIERAFSSAVAPEGVEPGSERYRSMLGYLRETMGISKIDVFRQLFGANHEQAARVHRAFEVGYDEALSEGTLRPVPGAESAINFLRETGIKVCLTTGFARHTQNSMLESLGWMGLADLSLCPADAGRGGPFPDMILTAILALDLDDVRQTLVVGDTTSDIQSGCRAGASLVLGVLTGTHQEAALRAAGAHDVIPSVAELPTLLSGAGNTLHSLWR
- a CDS encoding alpha/beta hydrolase, giving the protein MKTKRQPRLVRRAVAPAALLVMSLVALTACVPLFPDSAPNAEQVSQDPAVVEGTPAELKEFYTQKVSWTSCERNMRCAKVKVPMDYAKPQGQSIELAVVKLPASSTRKGSLLLNPGGPGSSGYDMVADSSSLFSSKLRGAFDLVGFDPRGVKRSAPVKCLSDSAMDAERQKSYDLDTDSGVTDYEAQNKADIAECVKNTGPVLGFVDTVSSVKDMDILRAILNQRKLDYLGFSYGTKLGASYADQFPDKVGKFVLDGAMDPTLTVETLGMGQAKAFEAALKSWAENCVQSADCPFRGSADEAVQQIRTLNESYEKTPQKTRDGRLLTGAGFSSGLSLAMYSTDLWDVLQKALTDAMNGDPNGMMSLADYAADRDPNSGKYNSNSAFAFTAINCLDYQMSTDITALRTESKALQAASPTFGKYLGYSGLGCKDWPYQSKVTPHPITAKGTGPIVVIGTTRDPATPYEWAEALSKQLSAGVLVSWDGDGHTAYGRSNACVGNAVDSYFVDDKTPQDGLKC
- a CDS encoding DNA polymerase III subunit delta', whose amino-acid sequence is MSVWDDVQGQEPVVTQLRQAALQTTPNHAWLVTGPPGSGRSNAARAFAAALVCEQSDPAQRGCGQCHACHTVLAGTHSDVTVLETEKTTISIEEARELVTKAQDRPASARWRIIIIGDADRMVERTTNVLLKAIEEPPPRTIWVLCAPSPADVLVTIRSRCRMVNLRVPPVKDVAELLIRRDGIEPALALASARAAQSHVGIARRLARDEGARQRRDEIVRLPLRMRGVSAAARAASSLMELATAEAASSNEQRDLAEKEQLLRSLGAPESGTLPPSMRAQIRQLEEDQKRRSKRSITDTLDRALTDLISFYRDVLLLQLSNSQASDDELVNSALRTELADYAEQSSSEVSLQKIEAINDVRRRLLSSNVAPLLALEAMTVSLL
- the tmk gene encoding dTMP kinase, translating into MSTHVLPSPEAAQPGLFIAFEGGDGAGKSTQAGLLADALVAAGHQVLRTREPGGTEVGEKLRSIVLDHGQGEIDARTEALIFAAARAAHAEQLIRPALAAGKIVITDRYIDSSVAYQGAGRKLGETKIRELNEWATSALLPEITVLLDVTPDEGRERRPVGEADRLESEPDDFHQQIRQAFLSLAEARPEHYLVLNARLPVQDLHRRIYSRVLELL
- a CDS encoding trans-sulfuration enzyme family protein; translated protein: MDAAEFPIAPDTLVVSAGRPAREHDAAVNPPIVLSSTFHGTGQVVDGDRAYGRYSNPSWEPFEEALSALEGTELPGLLFASGLAAVSAALDLVPPGGVLVMPKHAYQGALVMAEELAAKGLFELRKVDIADTAQVLAALPGVSVLWLESPTNPMLEIADVPQLSEAAKQANPQAVVVMDNTFATPLVQRPLEFGVDLVLHSVTKYLAGHSDVVLGALVTSKPQLRSQLLHYRSIHGAIAGPFEAWLALRGLRTLALRVERSQATALLLAERLAAHPAVEAVRFPGLPEDPGHQRAKQQMTGFGSIICLQIAGGQSAADAVVTALQLWTPATSLGGVESLIERRRRHVNEPTTVPENLLRLSVGIENPEDLWSDLQRALNSLPSS
- a CDS encoding DUF2516 family protein, whose amino-acid sequence is MIAGLLNYWIMLLAGLVALGIQLWAMVDCLIAKPSEFERADKRNKGFWTAITVVAAFVGAINLLSRGLGFFFILAVVACVAAGVYLADVRPALRLVRRGGGRPMGPYGPW
- a CDS encoding class I SAM-dependent methyltransferase; its protein translation is MTSAKPVGNVTRGTTNPNRLRRVDRWLAGPQAWRLKTSPRPLVVDLGYGASPATAVELFQRLVTVQPALRLTGIEIEPERVRQAQEFSTEQLNFMLGGFEIPTPEKPVLIRAFNVLRQYEERDVTAIWHSVSNRLAPQGLLVDGTCDEIGRRASWVSVQADGPISLTISQRFGSYQLPSEVAERLPKALIHRNLAGERIHEFLQTLDQHWLEASALASFGDRQRWQACCQALKNDGWPVLDGPSRWRLGELTVAWHAVAPRE
- a CDS encoding phosphoglyceromutase, coding for MTYSLILLRHGHSEWNAKNLFTGWVDVDLNDQGRAEAVRGGQLLVENDLLPDILYTSRQKRAINTANIALAEADRGWIDVKRSWRLNERHYGALQGKDKAQTLAEFGEAQFMEWRRSYDVSPPPLADDSEYSQVGDPRYADLGDSIPRTECLKDVLERLLPYWESDISVDLRAGKRVLIAAHGNSLRSLVKHLDGISDADIAGLNIPTGIPLAYELDDNLKPITPGGRYLDPEAAAASIQAVANQGKK